The DNA window GATGACAATACCAATATCTCTTTGGGGAATATTACAACATTTAGTTCATTATACTCAGCCTGAATTACAGAAGCCAATAATAAGGTAACTCTTCATCTGTATTGCTGCTGATTATTCCATGCAGTTATACAAACACTTGGATTAACTGCAAATATGTTTCATTATGACAGGATTCTCTGGATGGTGCCAATTTACAGTCTAGACAGTGTaagtgtctttttgtttgtttgtttgtttgtttcatagttTGTCAACTTACTGTGTTCTTTTTGTTGTATAGAGCCCAACTGAGCTATCTCAGGAGCATTTCATGTTTCTGACTCTCGCGTGATACAGtatatttgtaaaaataaaagtggTGTTTTGGGCCAGTGTACTCATTTCTGTTGAGTTAACTTGCAGAAAATCAAAGTTGTGGATGAAGATGCAGTTGTAGAGTTGTTGCTTCTTATACAGCATTGGAAAAGAATATATTACGCAACTTAGATAAGCCCATTTGTGTAAAATACTGTATGCATATAAAAGCTGTCAATGTTGCTTCTCTGCATGTGCTCAGTACTGTATAACTAGTAAGAACTGAGTTTATCTTAGCATGACTTACAAAGGACCGAGTAAAAGATTTTCTTAACTATGAATTGTTAATAGGCAATACTGAGACTTCTGATGTGTGTCCAATGTGAAATCTCTGTATAGCCTGCTTTGTGCACACTGCAAAGTGTGTTCTAATCACATTTTCCTCTTTAACAGTGGATAGCATTGAAGTATCCCAACATTGCAATATATGTGGATACTTGTAGGGAATGCTATGAAGCATACGTCATCTACAACTTCATGGTATTTCTTTCAAGTTACTTGACCAATCGTTATCCAAATCTGGTGTTAATTATAGAAGCCAAAGATCAGCAAAAACATCTGCCACCTCTGTGTTGCTGTCCACCATGGGCTATGGGAGAGTAAGTGCATCATACACTTTTTCTTCAAAACTGTGTGTACATACGACAGGAAGAAAGGGAAGTTATGAGGGAGGAGGCTGCATTCATGGCAGATTGGATTCCTAAGGCATGTTTTAAGAAGCTTTGAACAATCACTGAATGGAGTTAATGTTTCTGAAGTGGAAATAGTTGTTCTACATGTAGAGCGAGTTTTAAATATTTGCAGAATGTGTctctgaaaataaagcaaaagtcTTTTCTCCTTGCCATAATTGCTATGAGTATGCATATCTTTAAAATTTGATTACATAAACAATTTCAGTCTTGCTCTCAGTTGCTTTCTGCAATGTACAGAATGTTTGTATTGTTCTAATAGTAAGTAGTTACAATAAAAGTGAGCAGAGCTGCTtatgttctgtttttcttctgtgaCTTTTCTGCAGGGTGTTGTTGTTCCGATGTAAGCTTGGTGTTCTTCAGTATACAGTTGTCAGGCCATTCACCACCATCATTGCTTtgtaagtatttaaaaaaatagcatttgtcttgaAATCCTATGTACTCATATATTTTGTTGATCGACGCCTGTGGTAGTTATGCAATTGCCTTCCCCTGCTGTCTTTCATAGACACCAAACACCTTTGGGCTCTAAGGCAGAACCATAGTGATGTCATttagttttcctttctttgtaaACTTAATGGTCTTATCAACTAGCAATTGAGGTATTGAAATTGAGTTGCTATGCAAGTGGAACGACTGAAATAAGTTATTGTAAATTTACTTATTGTAAATAAGTTACATGTATCTCTTCAGGAAAATTCTTAGGGAGTATGAATAGGAATTATATCTTTTAGACGTCATTTGGAGAGAAATTTATTGTAGGCCGAACAGTAGTATTAGGGGAAGTAGTCCCAGTCAGGAACCTCTATGTATTCGTTTAGTTATGTTGGTAATTTTGGCTTTTCTTATTCTGATTCTTTTTCCAACATCTGACCAACCTGATGATCAGGTATTTGATATTCAAAGAAAGTTTGCTATCAGATGTTAAACATAGAGTAAGGATCAGTCCAAAAATACAGTTGCCAGGTAGGTAGTTCTGGGAATGCCTCTGGTATTTTCTGCCAAAAGGGTAGGGATTTTTTAAACGTCAGGTGGCAGTGCACAATTCTGTTTCAAAGTGATGCCAATTTGTATCTTATCCAGAGAGTTTAACATTAGTGTCGTAGGTTGCAGAGAGGTTTCTATAAAGAGGTGCTTACCACGCCTTGCAGCTACTGCCCGAGGGAATGTATGAAAGGTATATGCTTGTTTTATCAGCCAGAAACAATTATTagttgccctgccctgcccagccaAAATGTATGCTGCTAAAGACAAAGGTTTTACATCTGTTCTGTCTCCTCTCAAAATATGGTGTAATGGTGTGactgctcagttctttcagctaCTATTAAGTGTGCTTTCTTGAGTTTAAAGGAGTTATAGCACTGTTATTGATGCTGTAATCAACATAGtagggcagtggcagcagtgacaATGGTGGGATATAAGttatataaaaaataatataataaacataataaataattCAACAAGCTGAATAAATATAATACGTTTTCCTCAAAAGCAAATCCCATTATTTTAACGTGATTTATTTCCTCTCCAGCATAGTCCCTGGGTTTTGTGTATAATTTCTTATGTTAAACTCTTTAGAATCTGTGAATTGGTAGGCGTATATGATGAAGGAAACTTCAGCTTCAAAAATGCTTGGACATACTTGGTTTTTTTCAACAACTTATCCCAGCTTGTGAGTATTGAGATTCTAGTCTTTTGTCTGTTTTGCAGTGAAGTTAAACaaatctcttcttttttaaaaattaagattttaTTTGTGATTAAACTGTGcaagcattgtttttttttaaaaaaaatcccaaaatacaTATACAGAAATATAAGAGTTATATTAAAGATTAGATTAAAAATGttctagtttttaaaatctcagtaaaTGGGACATCTTCCAAATAAGACAGCACTAATGGGTGATATTACCTTGTCTGTCTCATCTGACCTTATGTCCAATGATTAGTCACTAGATAGTTGTGCTTTTTCAGCTATTAAATGAAGTAGACTTAGTATGAATACCACAAAATGGAAGTGTTGGTACTCATAAATGGGCTGTCTCCACTGTCCTGTTACGTTGGTGAAGGTTGGTGGCAATATGGCATTAGTCTAAGCTTCTTGCCAACACTGAATATGCAATAATTTGTGCTGAGAACATGTATTTCATATACTCCACTGGTGTCCACAGACAATGTTTTATATATGTGCTTGCGAAGAACCAGAACAGTCTGGCTTGGTAGCTGCTTGGAGTTGTATTCAGTTTAACTGAAACATGCAAGTGGCTGAAAAACAGTTTTGAAACTTGCTGTACTGAAAATTAAAAGCCTAGGTGGAGGAGGTTCTCTTTATGCAAGAGAAatgcagcagccatttttttaGATACACAGAAATACTGTTTTAGATATTTGAAACAAGAATTGAATAGGCTTGATATACTTTGGAATTTATCTGTCTAAAAGTGTTTATACAatcgatgttttttttaaaaaagcggctaagcatttttatttctctttttttttagtttgctaTGTACTGCCTTGTATTGTTTTATAAAGTATTGCGGGATGAACTGAATCCTATCAGACCTGTAGGGAAATTTCTCTGTGTGAAGATGgtggtgtttgtttctttttggtaAGTGAAGTCCTCCCCCTCCAAGTTTTCCATTTAACGCCTAGTTACATAGCAGGACTGAAGGTTTTATCTAAGTTAACATCTAAATACAACAGCCAGCCTCCTAATGATGTTTGTGTAACTTGTCATGggtaattgacaaggtgctggagtATGTCCTGTTTGGGGGCAAATGCAtgcacttaccatatttttctgtgtataacacCCCCAAAGTATAAAACAATCCCCAATTTTGATCCTTTgtggaggcggaggcaaaggagcagccatgcttGGCTTCCCCTTGACTGCCGCCACCGCCCGatcatctcctccagcaccactcacagGCTCCCTTTGAGCAGGGGCAAGGCAGTggcgtgagctggaggtgagcccaggcagtggtgctggagggggcgaTTGGACGGCAATGGCAGCAGTAGGTAGGCAGCCGTGAGGGGCAGTCTAGCGCGGCTTCTCCTTCACCTCCTGATGCTGCCACCGCCTGATCGCCACTGCCGGGGCTCATCTTCAGCTCACATTGCCGCCTTGTCctctgcccaaagggagcctgttagtggtgctggaggaggcgatcgggggggggggctgcactcAATGGATAGCCACAAGGGGCGGCCAAGTGCAGCTGCTCCTTCGCTTCCACCTCCTGTTGCTGCCACCAGATCGCctctgctggggctcacctccagctcacactgctgccttgtcccctgcccgaaagGAGCCcgcgagtggtgctggaggaggtgatccagtggcggtggcagcagtcaatgggcagccgcaagAGGTGGCTGAGTGTGGCTGCTCCTTCGCTTCCGCCTCCACCCGTGTATAAGACCACCCTCCATTTTTCCTGATTTTAGGAAGTGTTGTTTTATacccagaaaaatatggtaattgcaGACCTGAAAAATCCCCTTGGTTGTTCATCCAACTTAAAAATAACTCAGGGTGTCATCAACCAAATGTTAAGCACTCTTACTCAATATATTCCGTGTACTTGGCTTGTTGAACTTGTGGAGCTTAAAAATCTCCTTTTCTCCTGCATCAATCTGTCTTAGAAATGGGATAGTATTAGAGAACTCACTTCAGAAGAATGGACAATCATTATTTAAGTTAGAAGATTTCCAGCTTCTCTTCTTTCATTCAGCCCATCACACTGTTTCTTCCCCTGGAGGTTTCTTTATTCTGCTTTGGCCCATTCACAATCCCAGTGATTGCCTGGCTTATAACTTCATCTATGTTCCTAGCCCTCACCTCAAGTGGTGCACTTTGTCATCTTAATTACATTTCAACACTGgtctttgacttttttttttaaattgacaaaCTTACTGAAAAGTTGTGCAAAACCCTCTCTGGACTATGGGATGTTGATTGTGGTGGTACCCTAATCTCTTTCAACAATGTCACTTTTTAAACAGGCAAGCTGTACTTATTGCAATATTGGTGAAAGTTGGTGTTATCTCTGAAAAGCACACATGGGAATGGCAGAGTGTTGAAGCTGTGGCAACTGGTCTACAGGTAAGTAGAAGCAGCTGTTACTAAGACAACTCTCCACCCTTAAGTATCACTTGGAATTGGCTGATTGGGTTTTTTAGTGCTAAAAGCATTATGAATTCACACAATGACTTCTTTCTCACTTAGAGAATGGGTTATAGCTGCAAAATGGCTGGCCTGGCAGTTCCACTCCTCAAGCTGATGTATAATAACTGCAAATATGAAAGTAAACTTTTGGCATCTAACTTTAAACTGACATTCCAGCTGTATGATGATTGGGCATCTCTGTGACCTACACAGTTGCAGTCCTTATATAAATATACACATTTAGCTGTAAGGGATAAGTGGGAAGAAGTTGACATTCGTTCTATACAAAAACTTTAGAAAGGGTTTTGATGGCAATCTTGTATGAATTCGACCTTGTGCCTTGTCAATTTATTATGAAATTGTAGTGCCATCCAGGTTTAGAATTTTATGATCTGACTTAtatgatttgttttgcttttgcccgCACTAGTGATTAACTTCATCACACTAATTGGATGGTATAAAAATCtgcgaaataaataaataataaatatgatgATTATAATTGGGGCATTACATGGAAgtgttttttcctcctcttctttcaggATTTTATTATCTGTGTGGAAATGTTCTTTGCTGCAATTGCTCACCATTACAGTTTTTCTTACAAGCCTTACGTGCAAGAAGCTGAAGAGGGATCATGTTTTGATTCCTTTCTTGCAATGTGGGATATTTCTGATATCAGGGCAGATGTATCTGAACAAGTTCGCAATGTTGGTAAGTGAGAAATGCATTAAATATATCCAAGGCAAAGGTTTTCAgtaaatattttcaatttttaaaattatatacacAGCCTGTTAAAACTGCTTTTACTAATTTTTCTATTACGGAAATATTAACATGTTTTGTAATGTCTTGTCTTTAGGAAGGACAGTTTTTGGCCAaccaagaaaaatgttttttggtGAGGATCCTGAACAGAACGAACACACAAGTTTGCTCTCGTCATCCACTCAAGACCCAATCTCTGCTGCCTCTTCCATACCAACATCACCTGTAGGCCTCTATCAAGGATTTGGACATACAGTGACCCCAACAATCACTACTGAGCCAATGTCTGACGGTTTCTGTAACGCTGCAGAGGAGAATGAAAATTCCATGGTTCAGATAAAGAAGCCTGCAGTTAAAAGTTAAATCTCTTTCCTCAAGTACGTCAGGGATTACTTGctatgtttgttttttggccttgGAAACCCTGTTCTTCCTGGAAGAATGTTAGCTGCCATGGAGCACACAAAACGAACAGGACACTGTTGGGAATTCAGTTAAAATAGTGAATCCCTGAACTGCAGATGAGAGTGCATACTGTATTATTCTGGAATGAAACATGCATACAGAACATAATTTCAGTTTCGCACTAGCACACCATTGAGTTCAAGTTTTACAGTAACCCGCTGGAAAAAAAACTAATACCAATTAAATAattgtaactgtaagttgaacaGGGAATGCCTCCTCATCCAGATTCTTTTCTGTTCATAGCAAGAAGGATGAATTAATCCTGATCCTCCTCAAACCAGTGATACATATTCTATTCCAAATCCAGGATACTGTCTTTAATATGCTAGAGTTAATTATAGAATTAGGGAATGCAGTTGGAATAGTGACTGAACTTATAAGAGCAGTGTCATGTATTGCTGTACAGTCCACTAGGACTGGGGAAATGAACATATAATCCTCCATATGTTGCTGGTCTattaattcccatcagccctattaAGATAGCTACtggtgaaggatgatgagagATGCAGCCCAGAAACTGTACAGTTACCTGTTCCTTAACCATGAGTTGCATCCACATGCTTGGGTGTAAGCTTTGTAGGTTCCACTGTCTCAGTGCTCTATTTTTACTCTATTAAGTGTATCTTAGCCTTAATGTTCTGGAAGTTGCTCCAGAGTAAACATATATAGGCATTTTAATGTTATAAAATGGAATAAGGATTTAATGAAAATCACTGAGCAGTACTGTTGTATTTTCATGAATCTCAGACATATAGTATAGGTTAACTTTCATTAGTTTGGCAAATAGTGTGTACTCTATGACATGGATATGATGTCCATGCATCCAATTCTTGAATTCATGGTACATTTGCTTTCTACTCTTAAGTAGAATCAATAAATCTATGTGGTACAGATGTAAGATACAAGAATGTAACAAACTAGCATTGCTCTGAGGACTTTACACGTTGATTAACAACGGGGACTTTACTGATCTATTATCACATTTGTACCTGCATTGCATGCTTGCTGTCTTACCTTCATATAAAAAATGTCAGCAAGATTTGCATTTTTAAGTGGCATCTTCAGAAAGATCTCAAGGTATTTTCAATAGTAAGATGCTCTTTATAGAACTTGAGTTTTTATCTGATCTTGTGGCGACTACAGTGAACTCATCCTACAAGTGCTTTTGCAGTACTAGTGTGGTTTGTAAATACTTGGCCTTATTCACTAGGCTGCATACTTTATGGCTGTATTTAATGTGACCTTAAGTGAAACTTGTTAAAGAGGCAAATCATGTTTATTCACTATTgtacataaacaaataaaattttatttaaactcTTAAGATGTATTGTAGCTTTTAGATGAGATAGTAGTAGCAAATTGTTTTTGGAAGATTGGGTTACCTTGCTTCTGCTTTCATCTTCACATTTCTTGATTCAAGAGAAGCCACAAATGTAATGCTCACTATTGGTTTATTTTCACCCGTACTCAGATTTAGTCTGCAGGAAAGT is part of the Pogona vitticeps strain Pit_001003342236 chromosome 5, PviZW2.1, whole genome shotgun sequence genome and encodes:
- the TMEM184C gene encoding transmembrane protein 184C, translated to MPCTCGNWRRWIRPLVATVYIVGLLIALPLCIWELQKLEVGIHTKAWFIAGIFLLMTIPISLWGILQHLVHYTQPELQKPIIRILWMVPIYSLDSWIALKYPNIAIYVDTCRECYEAYVIYNFMVFLSSYLTNRYPNLVLIIEAKDQQKHLPPLCCCPPWAMGEVLLFRCKLGVLQYTVVRPFTTIIALICELVGVYDEGNFSFKNAWTYLVFFNNLSQLFAMYCLVLFYKVLRDELNPIRPVGKFLCVKMVVFVSFWQAVLIAILVKVGVISEKHTWEWQSVEAVATGLQDFIICVEMFFAAIAHHYSFSYKPYVQEAEEGSCFDSFLAMWDISDIRADVSEQVRNVGRTVFGQPRKMFFGEDPEQNEHTSLLSSSTQDPISAASSIPTSPVGLYQGFGHTVTPTITTEPMSDGFCNAAEENENSMVQIKKPAVKS